The following are encoded together in the Ovis aries strain OAR_USU_Benz2616 breed Rambouillet chromosome 15, ARS-UI_Ramb_v3.0, whole genome shotgun sequence genome:
- the TVP23B gene encoding Golgi apparatus membrane protein TVP23 homolog B — protein MLQQDSTDDTEDVSLFDAEEETTNRPKKSKIRHPVASFFHLFFRVSAIIVYLLCELFSSSFIACMVTIILLLSCDFWAVKNVTGRLMVGLRWWNHIDEDGKSHWVFESRKASPQEGKTVSEAESRIFWLGLVACPVLWVVFAFSALFSFRVKWLAVVIMGVVLQGANLYGYIRCKVGSRKNLTSMATTYLGRQFLRQTTGDTQTSSGE, from the coding sequence ATGTTGCAGCAGGACAGTACTGACGACACTGAAGATGTTTCACTGTTTGATGCGGAAGAGGAGACAACTAACAGACCGAAAAAATCCAAAATCAGACACCCAGTGGcatcatttttccatttattctttcGAGTCAGTGCAATTATAGTCTATCTTCTCTGTGAATTGTTCAGCAGCAGCTTTATTGCCTGTATGGTGACAATTATCTTGTTGTTGTCATGTGACTTTTGGGCAGTCAAGAATGTCACAGGTAGACTAATGGTTGGCCTGCGCTGGTGGAATCATATTGATGAAGACGGAAAAAGCCATTGGGTGTTTGAGTCCCGGAAGGCCTCCCCTCAAGAGGGTAAAACCGTCTCCGAGGCTGAATCAAGGATCTTCTGGTTGGGACTCGTTGCCTGTCCTGTGCTGTGGGTGGTCTTTGCCTTCAgtgctctcttctctttcagaGTAAAGTGGTTGGCGGTGGTTATCATGGGCGTGGTGCTGCAAGGGGCCAACCTATATGGCTACATCAGGTGCAAAGTGGGCAGCAGGAAGAACCTAACCAGCATGGCCACCACGTACCTTGGGAGGCAGTTTTTAAGACAAACCACTGGTGACACTCAAACCTCCTCAGGAGAGTGA